The Fulvitalea axinellae genomic interval TCAAGAGGTTTCCGGAGTTGCGCCAACCGCTCCTCCCCAAGCGGATGTTGAAGCTGGCGCTAGAGACAATGAGCTAAGATCCAAGACACAGGAAATGACTGGCGGATTGACCGAAAGCCAGCAGGAGGAAAGGATTTTGGCCCAAGAAGCGGAAGAGGCAAAGAGAATAAGGGAGAAAGAAGCGGAAGACCTTAGAATAGCTACCGAGATGTCGAAGCAGGATACTGGCGGGCACCCTGTTTTGGAAGAAAGTACCGAAACCCCGGCTTGGGTGCTTGAGGAGTCTAAACAAGATGCGGTTGCGAGATATGGGCAATTACCTTTCGCTATACAGCCACCGGCAACGACCGGTCACCAATTCGAACCGCCAAACAGAGACTTGGAAAGAGTACAAGAGCGAGGGCCAGGGCAATATCCGGTAATATTGCCTGAAGGTGGAACTACAAGCGAAGATCAGCGAAATGATCTAAACATTTCCGGCGTTGGTGCTCCGACAAGTCAGGTTACGACACAAAATCTATACCCTGCTTTGGAAAGTAGCGGAACAGTGCCGGAAGGAAGCGATATTACCGACACTATGTCGGAAGAGCAGAGGCGCCAGTACCAACAGATATTGGCCCAAGAAAGAGAGCAGAAGAGACGGGAAGAAGAATTGGCCGGCGACTCCACCACCATAGCTAGGCTCACGGCGGAAACAGCTCGTCAGTTTGAAGAGACGAACAATTTCCCTCCTGATATTTGGCAACAGGCATTGGGTACAGGACTTACGGGTACGGAAGCGGTGAATTATGCCAAGATGCTTATGCAGGAAAGGCAACAGACCGTAACACCTGCGCCAGCGAGGCCACGCTCACCAACTACAAACCCGGACGAATTGGCCACCGCTTTAGCGAATTCGAATATAGGGGTTCCGGAACAGCAGATGTCCGAAGAGGAGATGATGGCTTTAATTGCTCAACAACAGCATGAAGCTGAGGAGCAAAGAAAGAAAAAGTTCGCATTGGCGGGTACGGATACAGATATGCAACGAGTCAAGCACCGTTCGGAACACGAGGCCGAAGCGGCAAATACCCGTGGGGCTTTAGGAGGTTTTCAGCCATTGCCAGAAGAGATGGAACAAAGTGATGAGTTCGTTGATGTTCTTGGCAAATGCGACCCTACGGATCCTCGTTACGCCCGAGAACTGAAAGGCTTACATTATGTCACCGAAGGGAAGCCGGATCTATTAGCGAAAGTGGGTATTAGCCTTGACGCCAAGCCCGCTGACCAAAACTGGTGCGCAATGGCCTTTAATCAAGTTTACGCCTTTATCAGCGCTCGTGCCCAACGCTATATGAAGGAAAAGGGCGTGACGTATAAATCTGCTTTTGCCAAGTACTATAGTGAAGCGCAGAAGATGTTCGAAGACGAGTTGGATGAGGATCAGTTGAAGTTGATTAATCTCGAAACCGCCAAGATCATGGTGGCTCACGCAGCTTGTTTTGCGGCTCATAAGGCGCTAAAAGGCCAATCCGTCGAAGAAGAGGGCGAGCAGGTTAGATCTAAGCCAAAGAAAAAGAAGATTGCTACATCCACCTAACTCATTAGGCCTGTTTGGCCTGTTCCAATAATTTTTGCGTGTGGGCCAAGGCTTTTTCGGTCTTGGCCAACTGCTTTTGTTTGGCGTCGAGCAGTTTCTTCAGTGAGGTGACTTCCTCTTTGCTTTTGTTCAGCTTCTTTTGCCAACGAGAATTGGCCTCCGACACACGGTTGTCTACATTGTCTTTGAGCGCCTTGTGCTCGCCCGAAAGCTGATCTTTTACGGTTTGTGTACCCTTTTTCAGATCGTGAGAGTGTTTGGTTTTCAGAGATTTGATCTGTGCGATAAGAAACAGGCAAGCCAAAAAAAGGACCACGATGATATAAAGCGGATAGCTTTCCAAAAAGTACTGTATTGATTTGATAAGATCCATAGACGTTTTTATTCGGTAAAAAGGGTCTGCGAATATACGGTTAAAATCACTTTTGGGGAAATTCTGGATTGAATCTCGGAATGGTAGACCCGTGACTATTTCTATCTTTGCATTAGGCCAAAAAGTTTGACAAGAATGAATCTGGACAATTTTGAATCGAAGATAGACAGGAAGATCCTACTGCGGGGAGAAGACTATTTTTATGAGGCCATGGTAAGGGAAGTGATCCCCTTGGGAGGGAACCGTTGGAAAATTAAGGTAGAAGGGTCGGAATACAATCCATATACGGTTACCGTAGAGCTAGACGGTAGGGAAATCAAATCATCCTATTGCGACTGTCCTTATGATTGGGGAGACGTTTGTAAGCACGAGGTTGCGGCGTATTATGAGTTGAGTGAGTCGTTAGGTGAATATCAGGAACTGAACAAAACAGCAAAAGAAAAGGGTTCATCGGATGATTGGTTAGACAAAGTGGACACCTCATTGCTTAAAGAATTTTTGCGAGATCGTATGCGCAGAGACTTGGATCTGCGAAATGCGCTTAAGGCGGAATTTATGGACTCGTCCCAAGAGCCTTCGGATATCGTTGCAGAATTCATGGCCGTAATAGAGGGGATCTACCGCGAGCAAAGGACCTACGACAACGGTTATGACCAGTATTATTATGAGGATGATTATGGCTTTGATCCGTCCGATGAAGTGGAAGAATCAATTAATTTTCTCCGTCGTCATCAAAAAATTAGCGGGGAACGTTGTGCGGAGGCGCTCTTCGAAGCAATAGAGTATATTGGGGATCAAAACGAGTACGCTTGTGAAACCATTTCGATGTCGGTTTTAGTGGATTATTTGTTCGAACTGATAGACAATGGAGATGTGGGGACAAAAACGATCCTTTTTGCGAAAGCACGTAAGATGATGGGGGCGAACTCGGGTGGCTTATCTAGCCGACAATGTTTGGATATTCTTTCTAAATGCGCCCATAATGAGGCTTTACTGGATGAAGTCGAGGAGATCTTTAGGAAAGAAATAAAGATCACAAAAGAGAATCATTATAGAGAATATGAATTGACCAAAGTGGTAATGATGTACCACGGGGTGTTAATTAGACATAAACGCCAAAAGGAGGCGGATGCATTACTGCGTGAGAATGCGAGGCTTGATCAGGTCAAGCAACTGTTTTTCATTCAGGCCTTGGAAGATAAAAAATATAATGAAGCTCTTAGTATTGCCGATAACGCAATCGAGGACATAAATACGTTTAATCGTGAGGGTAACCTTTTGACATGGTTGGGAAATAAGCGTGATGTACAAGAGAACATAGGCGATAGGTTAGGCCGGCTCGAGACAATGAAAAGTATAGTCTTTGTCGATACAAGCCCGTATAGTTGCATAATAGAAATTAAGAATGATTACCCCGATCAGTGGAAGCAGGTTCGGGATGAGATTATCAGAGGTTTCAAGAGTGAGCGAAAGCTTAACAGGTTATATTTTTCTAAAGTGAAAAAATATCTTGACTTGTTGTATAACGAAGACTTGTGGGATCAACTATGGGAAGAATTGACGATTTTTTCAGATATCAAGACCTTGAAGACTTACATTAGCGCTAGCCGTCATTTTCCGAAAAAATTCGGACCGTTGTACTTGACGCAATGCGTAAAAAGAATGGATAATGCGTCTTCGAGAGAGAAGTATCGAGAAATAGCGCAAGATCTAAAACTGTTCGCTGACCAAAGCGAAGAGTATTGCGAAGAGGCGGTAAATCTGGCTATCTCAATGGAACAGCAATATAAACGCAGAAGAGCAATGATTGAGGAGTTACGGATTGTTACCTCATTGGGCAATCGATAAGAACGACGATTAACGTGTTTGGAAACTTTACTGCCTATCCTATGTGGATCGGACAGTCGGTGTGGGTTATTGATCCAGGAAAGGACGCAAGTCATTTGATAGAATATCTATTGTATGACCGCACGGTTTTTTTTGATGGGGAATGGGAAAAGTGGGCTTTGTTGGATTGACCCATAGGGTTTGTGAAAGCATAGTTACGGTTGTGAATTATAACTTTTTATAGGTCTAACCAAAACCGTATCAACCGCTACACATAATATTAGTATATTGAACTGCGTTTCATAATACTGCCAACTGCGTTTCCTTTGGCGGTTTTTGACGCGTATTTTTCATTACAACCCCATACGATGATAAAATATTTGAGAAAGGGACGAATCGTTCCGGCTATGCTGGCCATGCTGGCATTCGCTTCTTGCGATCAGCAAAAGGAAGCCCCTGTTTCCGAAAATGTATTGTTGGAAGAATGGACCGGGCCGTACGGCGGTGTTCCGGCATTCGACAAAATGCAGGTGACGGATATCAAAGACGCCATGCTCAAGGGTATGGAATTGAACCTGAAAGATATCGACGCTATCGCGAACCAAAGCGAGGCGCCTACTTTTGCCAACACCATCGAAGAGATGGAGCGGGCGGGCAAAGAGCTTGATCGGGTGTACACTTATTACGGTATTCTGAGTGCTAATATGTCTACGCCGGAGTTTCGTAAGATTCAGTCGGAGCTTGCTCCTAAGCTTTCGGAATTCCGTTCGAAAATCACGCAGAACGAAAAACTGTTCAAGCGTATCAAAGCGGTGTATGAAGCATCTAAGCAAAAGCCTTTGGTCGCCGACCAGCAACGTGTTTTGGATCTGACTTACAAGTCGTTCGAAATGAACGGAGCCGAGCTGGCGCCGGAGAAAAAAGCCCGTTACGCAGCCATCAACAAGGAACTTTCGAGCCATTACACCAAGTTTTCGAACAACGTGTTGCACGACGAGGAAGGCTACGTGACTTACCTCGACAAGTCGCAGTTGGGCGGATTGTCGGAAGGTTTTGTGAAAGCCGCAGCCAAAATTGCGACAGAAAAAGGACAAGAGGGAAAATATGCCATTACGAACAGCCGTTCGTCGATGGACCCGTTCTTGACTTTCTCAACCGAAAGGGAATTGCGTAAGCAAGTCTGGACAAACTACTACTCAAGAGGCGACAACGGCGACGAATACGATAACAATAAATTGATCGCCGAAATCCTGAAACTGCGTCGTGAGCGCGTGCAGCTTTTGGGGTATAAAAACTACGCCGAGTGGCGCCTTCAGGACCGTATGGCCAAGAACCCGGAGAACGCGATGAAACTGATGGAAGCCGTTTGGCCGGCCGCCATAGTGCGTGTAGACGAGGAAGTGAGGGACATGCAGGCCGTAGCCGATGCCGCGGGCGACAAAATCACCATTGAGCCTTGGGATTACCGTTTTTACGCCGAAAAAGTGCGTAAGGCAAAATACGATTTGAACTCTGACGAGGTAAAACAATACCTTCAGCTCGACAAACTGACCGATGCTATGCATTACGTGGCCGGCCGTTTGTTCAACTACAAATTTACGCCGGTAGCCGAGGGCAAAGTGGCCGTGTACCATCCTGACGTAAAAGTATGGGAAGTGACCGACCAGGCCACTGGCAAAAACGTAGGCCTTTGGTACTTGGATCCTTACGCTCGCCAAGGCAAACGCTCGGGCGCTTGGGCGAACACATTCCGTAGCCACACTACGCTCGACGGCAAGAAAAACGTATTGGCGACCAACAACTCGAACTTCGTGAAGCCCGCTCCGGGCGAAGCCACTCTCGTTTCTTGGGATGACGCCACTACATTCTTCCACGAATTCGGCCACGCGTTGCACTTCTTCTCGTCAAACGTAAAGTATCCGACCCTGAACGGCGGCGTACGCGATTACACCGAATTCCAGTCGCAACTGTTGGAGCGTTGGCTTTCTACCGACGAGGTGATCAACAAATACCTCGTTCACTACAAAACCGGCGAGCCGATTCCTGCCGAATTGGTGAAGAAAATCAAAAACGCTTCTACCTTCAACCAAGGATTCGGAACAACTGAATACTTGGCCTCGGCGCTTATCGATATGAAGATTCACCTTGCTGACCCGACGAACCTGGATGTGGACAAATTCGAGCGTGAGACTTTGGCCGAATTGAAAATGCCGAAAGAATTGCCGATGCGTCACCGCACACCGCATTTCGGTCACGTATTCTCGGGCGAAGGCTATGCCACCGCATACTACGGCTACATCTGGGCCGACGTATTGACAGCGGACGCCTCGGAAGCATTCGCCGAAGCTGAAGGCGGTTTCTACGACAAGGAATTAGCCGACAAATTGGTGAAATACCTCTTCGCTCCAAGAAACTCTATGGATCCGGCCGAAGCTTACCGACTCTTCAGAGGTCGTGACGCTAAGATCGAAGCGCTTATGCGTGACCGTGGGTTTCCGGTAGCGGTACAGTAAACCGCTGAAAATATAGGCGATTAGACTTCAAGTATAAACATGCTAATCGCAAAAACTTAAACACCCGTTTACGTCTGTCGTTTGCGGGTGTTTTTCTTTTTAAAAGCCTTTCTGACCGATTCACTTATTCAAGCTATCGATAAAAACATTATGGTAGCAATCACCTAAATATGCAAAACGTTTGTGCCTGTTAGTTTTTGTATTTTATCTGTTTATTCTCTAAGTACATGACAAAAATAGCCCTGATAATCTCTCGATCTTCGTTTCGACCTTATTAATCAGAGCGTGGGCTATTTCCTCAAGGCCGTACGAGAAAAAGCTTTTCGCCCTTCTCCCGTGTTTTTTGATCTTGATCGGCTTCTCCTCATCGTGTTTGAAAATCCCGATATTATACGACCAGATAAACGCTATTGCTATGACACACAGCAACTTGTTTATCCTTCCGTAATCTTGTAAATGCGTATCCTCAAGGTTGAAGCCCGCACTTTTGAAGCCTCTGAACATGGTTTCTATCTGCCAGCGTTCACGGTAAATCTCCAAGCTTTCCCGAGTGTTTTTCGGAGACGCGAGGATCA includes:
- a CDS encoding M3 family metallopeptidase; the protein is MLAFASCDQQKEAPVSENVLLEEWTGPYGGVPAFDKMQVTDIKDAMLKGMELNLKDIDAIANQSEAPTFANTIEEMERAGKELDRVYTYYGILSANMSTPEFRKIQSELAPKLSEFRSKITQNEKLFKRIKAVYEASKQKPLVADQQRVLDLTYKSFEMNGAELAPEKKARYAAINKELSSHYTKFSNNVLHDEEGYVTYLDKSQLGGLSEGFVKAAAKIATEKGQEGKYAITNSRSSMDPFLTFSTERELRKQVWTNYYSRGDNGDEYDNNKLIAEILKLRRERVQLLGYKNYAEWRLQDRMAKNPENAMKLMEAVWPAAIVRVDEEVRDMQAVADAAGDKITIEPWDYRFYAEKVRKAKYDLNSDEVKQYLQLDKLTDAMHYVAGRLFNYKFTPVAEGKVAVYHPDVKVWEVTDQATGKNVGLWYLDPYARQGKRSGAWANTFRSHTTLDGKKNVLATNNSNFVKPAPGEATLVSWDDATTFFHEFGHALHFFSSNVKYPTLNGGVRDYTEFQSQLLERWLSTDEVINKYLVHYKTGEPIPAELVKKIKNASTFNQGFGTTEYLASALIDMKIHLADPTNLDVDKFERETLAELKMPKELPMRHRTPHFGHVFSGEGYATAYYGYIWADVLTADASEAFAEAEGGFYDKELADKLVKYLFAPRNSMDPAEAYRLFRGRDAKIEALMRDRGFPVAVQ